A genome region from Arachidicoccus soli includes the following:
- a CDS encoding DUF6660 family protein, which produces MKFLAFILAIMVLAMSVIPCTDDVNVVCKTKTEFKKASHQQDNPKSDICSPFFPCSCCVGFTISDSPSSSPVISFTVNKLKGVFLPSEAVDISLPVWQPPQLI; this is translated from the coding sequence ATGAAGTTTTTAGCTTTTATATTGGCGATAATGGTTTTGGCAATGAGTGTGATACCCTGCACTGATGACGTTAATGTCGTGTGCAAAACGAAAACAGAGTTTAAAAAAGCATCTCATCAACAGGATAATCCAAAAAGTGATATCTGCTCTCCCTTTTTCCCATGCTCTTGTTGTGTAGGTTTTACAATCAGTGATTCTCCTTCATCATCTCCTGTAATTTCATTTACAGTAAACAAACTGAAAGGCGTTTTTCTCCCTTCTGAAGCTGTTGATATTTCCCTTCCCGTTTGGCAACCACCACAATTAATATAA
- a CDS encoding replication-associated recombination protein A produces the protein MNEVIPLAERLRPVTLDKLAGQQHLTGLGSILRTAIEKGKVPSMILWGPPGVGKTTIANIIANNLQVPFYQLSAISSGVKDVRDVLENAKKQVGAVLFIDEIHRFNKGQQDALLGAVEKGIITLIGATTENPSFEVNAALLSRCQVYVLKPLSKEDLSALLFHAIKDDILFKELPIELKETEALLRISGGDARKLLNLLELCVNTLNERHSKKIIITDEAVMQIAQQKIALYDKKGEQHYDIISAFIKSMRGSDPNAAVYYLARMIEGGEDVKFIARRMVIFASEDIGNANANALLLANATFDAVTKIGYPESRIILSQCAIYLASSSKSNASYRAINDAIALVNKTGDLPLPLHLRNAPTKLMKQMDYGKDYQYAHNFENSFAGQEYLPEQIAGTRFYNPGKTPREEEFRRFLKNLWKEKYGY, from the coding sequence ATGAATGAAGTAATACCTTTAGCAGAAAGACTTCGACCTGTCACTTTGGATAAATTAGCAGGTCAACAACATCTTACTGGATTAGGAAGTATTCTGCGCACAGCAATCGAAAAAGGCAAGGTCCCGTCAATGATTTTATGGGGGCCTCCGGGGGTAGGTAAAACAACGATTGCCAATATCATCGCTAATAATTTACAGGTTCCTTTCTATCAACTGAGTGCCATTAGTAGTGGTGTAAAAGATGTGCGCGATGTATTAGAAAATGCAAAAAAACAAGTAGGGGCTGTTTTATTTATTGACGAAATACACCGCTTCAATAAAGGGCAACAAGATGCTTTGCTGGGGGCTGTAGAAAAAGGCATTATTACCTTAATTGGTGCCACAACAGAGAACCCTTCCTTTGAAGTTAACGCTGCTTTATTGAGTCGTTGTCAAGTCTATGTCCTGAAACCGTTAAGTAAAGAAGATTTAAGTGCATTATTATTTCACGCGATTAAAGATGATATCCTCTTTAAAGAACTTCCCATTGAATTAAAAGAAACAGAAGCACTATTGCGCATTTCCGGAGGTGATGCTCGCAAATTATTGAATTTACTGGAACTCTGTGTAAACACTTTAAACGAGCGTCATTCAAAAAAGATTATTATTACAGATGAAGCAGTAATGCAGATTGCACAACAAAAAATTGCCTTATATGACAAAAAGGGGGAACAGCATTACGACATTATTTCCGCCTTCATCAAAAGTATGCGTGGTAGCGATCCAAATGCAGCTGTATATTATCTGGCTAGAATGATTGAAGGAGGGGAGGATGTAAAATTCATTGCCCGGCGAATGGTAATTTTCGCGAGTGAAGATATCGGAAATGCCAATGCTAATGCACTTTTGCTAGCGAATGCAACATTTGATGCCGTAACCAAAATTGGATATCCTGAATCACGTATCATTTTGTCGCAATGTGCCATTTATCTGGCCTCTAGTTCAAAGAGTAATGCTAGTTATAGAGCTATAAATGACGCAATTGCGTTGGTCAATAAAACCGGCGATCTGCCGCTGCCACTGCATTTACGCAACGCACCTACAAAATTGATGAAGCAAATGGATTATGGCAAAGATTACCAATATGCACATAACTTTGAAAACAGCTTTGCAGGACAGGAATATCTGCCAGAACAAATTGCCGGAACAAGATTTTACAATCCCGGAAAAACGCCTCGCGAAGAGGAATTTCGCAGGTTTTTAAAAAACTTATGGAAAGAAAAATACGGGTATTAA
- a CDS encoding putative Ig domain-containing protein — translation MKLFKLISCLFFLCLQVQTFAQKDSLDKYILTPPTSPKPHINGAAVFGVRPGSPVLYKIAVSGTKPMHYKVEHLPDGLTVDEHTGIITGVLNTRGDYKMKIIASNTLGKAQRDFTIKVGELLGLTPAMGWNSWNCWGLSVNAERVKASAQAMIDKGLIDHGWSYINIDDGWEAEHRNTNGSIASNNKFPDMKSLSDWLHAQGLKFGIYSSPGTRTCGGFLGSYQHELQDATTYANWGVDYLKYDWCSYGDVYKKEGDTSVAAFKKPYFTMEKALAQQHRDIYYSLCQYGMRDSWKWAPEVGGNSWRTTGDINDSWKSLTGIWFSQASLYPYASPGHWNDPDMLIVGMLGWGDHLHPTKLTPDEQYTHISMWCLLSAPLLIGCDMSRLDNFTTSLLTNDDVIALDQDVLGKQARQIIKNNDYQIWVKELSDGSHAIGVFNISKQTKDITIHWKDLGLSKKEHVRDLWRQKDLGKYKNSFVTPVASHGVRLIKVW, via the coding sequence AATGGTGCAGCAGTATTTGGCGTAAGACCTGGCTCTCCGGTATTATATAAAATTGCGGTATCAGGAACCAAACCCATGCATTACAAGGTAGAACATCTGCCAGATGGATTAACAGTCGATGAACATACCGGCATCATCACCGGCGTTCTTAATACCCGCGGCGACTATAAGATGAAGATAATTGCATCGAATACTTTAGGAAAAGCACAGAGGGATTTTACAATAAAGGTAGGAGAGCTATTAGGTCTTACACCGGCAATGGGCTGGAATAGTTGGAATTGCTGGGGATTGAGTGTAAATGCAGAAAGAGTAAAAGCATCGGCACAAGCGATGATAGATAAAGGCCTTATTGATCACGGCTGGTCTTATATTAATATAGATGATGGATGGGAAGCTGAACATCGCAATACAAATGGCTCTATTGCAAGCAATAATAAATTCCCGGACATGAAATCTTTAAGTGACTGGTTGCATGCACAAGGATTAAAATTTGGTATCTATTCTTCACCCGGCACCCGTACATGCGGTGGTTTCTTAGGCTCTTACCAACATGAATTGCAAGATGCCACTACTTATGCAAACTGGGGCGTAGATTATCTGAAATATGACTGGTGTAGTTATGGAGATGTGTATAAAAAGGAAGGAGATACTTCTGTTGCTGCATTTAAAAAACCTTATTTCACTATGGAAAAAGCCTTAGCTCAGCAACATAGAGATATTTATTACAGCCTTTGTCAATATGGCATGAGAGACTCCTGGAAATGGGCTCCAGAAGTCGGAGGCAATAGCTGGCGCACGACAGGTGATATTAATGACAGTTGGAAGAGCCTTACAGGTATTTGGTTTAGCCAAGCATCATTATACCCTTATGCCTCTCCCGGCCACTGGAACGACCCGGATATGTTGATTGTGGGGATGTTAGGCTGGGGTGATCATTTACATCCTACCAAACTCACACCCGATGAGCAATACACGCATATCAGCATGTGGTGTTTACTATCTGCTCCATTACTTATCGGATGTGATATGAGTCGCCTAGACAACTTTACCACAAGCCTTTTAACCAATGATGACGTAATTGCTTTAGATCAAGATGTATTAGGCAAACAAGCAAGGCAAATTATTAAAAACAATGATTATCAGATATGGGTTAAGGAATTAAGTGATGGTTCACATGCCATTGGTGTCTTTAATATTTCAAAACAAACAAAGGATATTACCATTCATTGGAAAGATTTGGGATTGTCTAAAAAAGAGCATGTACGAGACTTGTGGCGACAAAAAGATTTAGGAAAATATAAAAACAGTTTTGTCACGCCGGTCGCTTCACATGGAGTAAGGTTGATTAAAGTTTGGTAA